A stretch of Neisseria subflava DNA encodes these proteins:
- the yjgA gene encoding ribosome biogenesis factor YjgA: MFEQEDEWVSKTQMKKQMNDLQALGMELTKLSSDTLKKIGLDEDLFEAIATYKKITSNSALKRQAQFIGRLMRDTDPAPIEAYLAKLRGDNTAHNAFLQRVEQARTRLLADDGAITQFMADFPQTDAGKLRTLIRNTKKEQEQNKPPKNFRALFQEIKAMMEAGQSDASEEGQDWEE, encoded by the coding sequence ATGTTTGAACAAGAAGACGAGTGGGTCAGCAAAACCCAAATGAAAAAGCAGATGAACGATTTGCAGGCTTTGGGTATGGAATTGACCAAGCTTTCCAGCGATACGCTGAAAAAAATCGGCTTGGACGAAGACTTGTTCGAGGCGATTGCCACCTATAAAAAAATTACGTCCAACAGCGCGCTCAAACGCCAAGCACAATTTATCGGCCGCCTGATGCGCGATACCGACCCTGCGCCCATCGAAGCCTATTTGGCCAAACTGCGCGGCGACAATACGGCGCACAATGCCTTTTTGCAACGTGTCGAGCAGGCGCGTACCCGACTGTTGGCAGACGATGGCGCGATTACCCAATTTATGGCTGATTTTCCGCAAACTGACGCCGGCAAATTGCGCACCTTGATCCGCAACACCAAAAAAGAGCAGGAACAAAACAAACCGCCGAAAAACTTCCGCGCGCTGTTCCAAGAAATTAAAGCAATGATGGAGGCCGGTCAATCCGACGCTTCAGAAGAAGGGCAGGATTGGGAAGAATAA